The following are from one region of the Macaca thibetana thibetana isolate TM-01 chromosome 2, ASM2454274v1, whole genome shotgun sequence genome:
- the MAPKAPK3 gene encoding MAP kinase-activated protein kinase 3 isoform X2, translated as MGVPLKASPTELLYDSPKARQEVDHHWQASGGPHIVRILDVYENMHHGKRCLLIIMECMEGGELFSRIQERGDQAFTEREAAEIMRDIGTAIQFLHSHNIAHRDVKPENLLYTSKEKDAVLKLTDFGFAKETTQNALQTPCYTPYYVAPEVLGPEKYDKSCDMWSLGVIMYILLCGFPPFYSNTGQAISPGMKRRIRLGQYGFPNPEWSEVSEDAKQLIRLLLKTDPTERLTITQFMNHPWINQSMVVPQTPLHTARVLQEDKDHWDEVKEEMTSALATMRVDYDQVKIKDLKTSNNRLLNKRRKKQAGSSSASQGCNNQ; from the exons CTCCTATATGACAGCCCCAAGGCCCGGCAGGAGGTAGACCATCACTGGCAGGCTTCTGGCGGCCCCCACATTGTCCGCATCCTGGATGTGTATGAGAACATGCACCATGGCAAGCGCTGTCTCCTCATCATCATGGAATG CATGGAAGGTGGTGAGTTGTTCAGCAGGATTCAGGAGCGTGGCGACCAGGCTTTCACGGAGAGAG AAGCTGCAGAGATAATGCGGGATATCGGCACTGCCATCCAGTTTCTGCATAGCCATAACATCGCCCACCGAGATGTCAAG CCTGAAAACCTGCTCTACACATCTAAGGAGAAAGACGCAGTGCTTAAGCTCACCGATTTTGGCTTTGCTAAGGAGACCACCCAAAATGCCCTGCAGACACCCTGCTATACTCCCTATTATGTGG CCCCTGAGGTCCTGGGTCCAGAGAAGTATGACAAGTCATGTGACATGTGGTCCCTGGGTGTCATCATGTACATCCT cctttGTGGCTTCCCACCCTTCTACTCCAACACGGGCCAGGCCATCTCCCCAGGGATGAAGAGAAGGATCCGCCTGGGCCAGTATGGCTTCCCCAATCCTGAGTGGTCAGAGGTCTCTGAGGATG CCAAGCAGCTGATCCGCCTCCTGTTGAAGACGGACCCCACAGAGAGGCTGACCATCACTCAGTTTATGAACCACCCCTGGATCAAC CAATCGATGGTGGTGCCACAGACCCCACTCCACACGGCCCGAGTGCTGCAGGAAGACAAAGACCACTGGGACGAAGTCAAG GAGGAGATGACCAGTGCCTTAGCCACTATGCGGGTGGACTATGATCAGGTGAAGATCAAGGACCTGAAGACCTCTAACAACCGGCTCCTCaacaagaggagaaaaaagcaGGCAGGCAGCTCCTCTGCCTCTCAGGGCTGCAACAACCAGTAG